A single window of Dermochelys coriacea isolate rDerCor1 chromosome 2, rDerCor1.pri.v4, whole genome shotgun sequence DNA harbors:
- the LPIN2 gene encoding phosphatidate phosphatase LPIN2 isoform X3, with amino-acid sequence MNYVGQLAGQVLVTVKELYKGINQATLSGCIDVIVVRQQDGTYQCSPFHVRFGKLGVLRSKEKVIDIEINGETVDLHMKLGDNGEAFFVQETEEEYEKVPAYLATSPIITEDQFFKEIEDHLLKSGENERTCQSSEVTHVMETETVFISGSVKKKKRRRKKYKQDSKKEDQVSSGVEEIFEIEISSDDERGVQHLRGSSNSSPKSDEQKESLIYRSKDHYPLSDGDWSPLENPFSDPVCPKSDSELEVKPAESLLRAESHMEWTWGGFPESTKISKKDKLEHPRTATITPSEETHFRVILSSDEVEDFLVKDSVCTVLKPEPRTHPLFKQMEVKESFASAVIEPLLEIPLESSTLDADHLPGPLADSPSEAKPPAKIDSPSKTKGVHKRSQHQGPHDIYLDDLKALEPEVAALYFPKSDNDPSSRPWTESDTLSGSQSPQSVGSAAADSGTECMSDSAMDLPDVTLSVCGGLSENGEISKEKFMEHIITYNEFAENPGLIDNPNLVIRIYNRYYNWALAAPMILSLQVFQKSLPKATVESWVKDKMPKKSGRWWFWRKRDSMTKQLPEAKEGKSEAQRTNDLPATSKEQVNSRLTEDDSSSDEESQELKESLKIDSVPVEHSSYGNTVSYKKSLRLSSDQIAKLKLRDGPNDVVFSITTQYQGTCRCAGTIYLWNWNDKIIISDIDGTITKSDALGQILPQLGKDWTHQGIAKLYHSINENGYKFLYCSARAIGMADMTRGYLHWVNDKGTILPRGPLLLSPSSLFSAFHREVIEKKPEKFKIECLNDIKNLFVPSKQPFYAAFGNRPNDVYAYTKVGVPDCRIFTVNPKGELIQERTKGNKSSYFRLSELVEHVFPLLNKEQSSAFLCPEFSSFCYWRQLFPEVNMEDLA; translated from the exons ATTGATATAGAAATTAATGGAGAAACAGTTGATCTTCATATGAAGCTGGGTGACAATGGAGAAGCTTTCTTCGTACAGGAAACTGAAGAAGAATAT GAAAAAGTTCCTGCATATCTGGCAACCTCCCCAATAATCACTGAGgatcagttttttaaagagattgaAGATCACTTGCTGAAGTCAGGTGAAAATGAAAGGACATGTCAGAGCTCTGAAGTTACACACGTCATGGAAACAGAGACTGTGTTCATCTCAGGATCTGTGAAGAAGAAAAAGCGAAGAAGAAAGAAATACAAACAAGATAGCAAGAAGGAAGATCAGGTCTCTTCTGGGGTTGAAGAGATTTTTGAAATAGAAATAAGCTCTGATGACGAGAGAGGTGTTCAACATCTGAG AGGATCCTCAAATTCTTCACCAAAGAGTGACGAGCAGAAAGAGTCTTTGATTTATCGCTCCAAGGATCATTACCCTTTATCTGATGGAGACTGGTCCCCTTTGGAGAA TCCTTTCTCAGATCCAGTTTGTCCTAAAAGTGATTCAGAACTAGAAGTGAAACCTGCAGAGAGCTTGCTTAGAGCTGAATCTCATATGGAGTGGACATGGGGAGGATTCCCAGAATCTACTAAG ATAAGCAAGAAGGACAAATTGGAGCATCCTAGAACAGCTACCATTACCCCATCAGAAGAGACTCATTTTAGGGTCATCCTCAGCTCTGATGAAGTTGAAGATTTTTTGGTGAAAGATTCTGTCTGTACGGTACTGAAACCTGAGCCAAGAACTCATCCTCTGTTTAAGCAAATGGAGGTTAAAGAGTCTTTTGCATCTGCAGTTATAGAACCTCTGCTGGAGATCCCTCTAGAATCATCTACATTAGATGCTGATCATCTCCCCGGCCCATTAGCAGATAGTCCTTCAGAAGCAAAACCACCAGCAAAAATTGACTCTCCTTCAAAAACGAAAG GGGTGCACAAGCGAAGTCAACACCAGGGGCCTCATGATATTTACTTGGATGACTTGAAGGCTTTGGAACCTGAAGTTGCCGCACTCTACTTTCCCAAAAG TGATAATGATCCAAGTTCCAGACCGTGGACTGAGTCAGATACCCTCTCTGGTTCCCAGTCACCACAGTCAGTGGGAAgtgctgctgctgacagtggCACAGAGTGCATGTCTGATTCTGCTATGGACTTGCCTGATGTCACACTTTCTGTCTGTGGAGGTCTAAGTGAAAATGGAGAGATCTCTAAAG AAAAATTCATGGAACATATTATTACCTACAATGAATTTGCTGAAAATCCAGGACTCATAGACAATCCTAATCTAGTTATAAGGATTTACAACAG GTATTATAACTGGGCATTGGCTGCTCCCATGATTCTCAGCTTGCAGGTGTTCCAGAAAAGTTTGCCCAAG GCTACAGTAGAGTCTTGGGTTAAAGACAAGATGCCCAAGAAATCTGGAAGATGGTGGTTCTGGCGCAAGAGGGACAGCATGACTAAACAA CTACCAGAGGCAAAGGAGGGGAAGTCTGAGGCACAAAGAACAAATGACCTTCCAGCAACTTCAAAAGAACAAGTTAATAGCAG GCTGACAGAAGATGATTCTTCTAGTGATGAAGAGTCACAAGAGCTGAAAGAATCCCTAAAAATAGATTCGGTCCCAGTGGAACATTCAAGCTATGGGAACACTGTCTCTTATAAGAAGTCACTTAGATTGTCTTCAGACCAAATA GCAAAATTGAAGCTCAGAGATGGTCCAAATGATGTTGTGTTTAGTATTACAACCCAATACCAAGGTACTTGCCGTTGTGCAGGAACAATATACCTCTGGAACTGGAATGACAAAATCATCATCTCTGATATTGATGGAACAATAACAAA GTCTGATGCCTTAGGGCAAATTCTCCCACAGCTTGGCAAGGATTGGACCCATCAAGGCATTGCAAAACTCTACCATTCCATCAATGA GAATGGCTACAAGTTTCTGTATTGCTCTGCTCGTGCCATTGGAATGGCAGATATGACAAGAGGGTACTTACATTGGGTGAATGACAAAGGAACAATCCTACCCCGAGGCCCCCTATTATTGTCCCCCAGCAGCTTGTTCTCGGCCTTTCATAG GGAAGTGATAGAAAAGAAGCCTGAAAAGTTCAAAATCGAGTGTTTGAATGATATCAAGAACTTGTTTGTTCCGAGTAAACAGCCTTTCTATGCTGCTTTTGGAAACAGGCCCAAT GATGTATATGCCTACACGAAAGTGGGAGTCCCAGACTGCAGAATATTTACAGTGAATCCAAAGGGTGAACTGATCCAGGAACGGACAAAGGGAAACAAGTCCTC GTATTTCAGGCTAAGTGAGCTTGTGGAACATGTGTTCCCACTGCTCAATAAAGAACAGAGTTCTGCTTTTCTGTGCCCAGAATTCAGTTCCTTCTGCTATTGGCGACAACTATTTCCTGAGGTGAACATGGAAGACCTAGCCTGA